The window CCGCGATGACCGAATGGCTGGTCTCGCTGCCCCACGACATCAAGATGCTCTACGAGGCTGCGGCCGACCAGGATCTCGCGCGCGGGGCGCGCGAGGTCGCCGTGGGCGCGATCATCTCGACGATCGGCCAGGGCCACCTGCCGGGCGTCCCGCCCGACGATTTTTCGAACTACTGCGACAGCGCGATCCTTTTGCGCATGGCGCTTCAGCGCATTGTCGCGATCGGCGGCGAGGACGCGGAGACCCTTCGCTCCCGATTCGACGGCTTCTTTGCGTCGCTCGACGAAGATCTCGCGCTGTGCCGGGAGGCGATCGGCGACCGGTACGAGTGGCTCGAGCAGAAGCTCGAGCGGTTGCCGACCCTCACGTACAAGGGCAAAAAGATCGCCGATTACCTCGACGACGACGACGCGAGCGCGTTTTTGTACGAGGAGGGGCTGGAGTTTCGCACCGAGTACGAGGTCGATGAAGACCTGCTCGGCGATCGCCTCAAGAAAGCGCAGACGATCCTCGACGCGCTCGACAAGCGCCGGCAGTCCGAGACGCGGTGACCGCCGATCCGGCGCGGCCGGTTATCGCTTGCGCCGCAGTCGAGCCGACAGGCGGTCCCACGCCCGTCGCATCGCACCCGGAGGCCGGTTGGCGCCGTGACCCTCACGCAGGTATGCCCACCGCGCGGACGGGTCCATGCCGAATTGTACGTACAACATGTTCAGGTCGTCGACGAACCGGCTGATGCCGTCCGTGTACAGGTCCCACGACAGGCAGTAACTGTCCGGCTTGTTGCGGATCATCGCCTTGGCGATGACGAGCATGATGCGCGGGTCGATCAGTTCGCCGTTGCCGTCGAGGTAGTGTTTGTAGGAAAAGAACCGGTCCTCCGGCGCGAGTTCGATCCCCTCTCCCTCTTCGCTGCGCGGTGCGCGCAGATTCTGGATGATGCTGTACTCGTGCTCGATGTACGCCGCGACCGTGTTGCTCTCGTCCTTGCGCTCGTACTCGATGAACTTGCGGAACGCGTCGTACAGCGTCTTCGGGTTCGCATACGCGCCGCTGATCAGGTAATAGAACAGCGCGCCGAGGGAGTAGATGTCCGCCGGCCTGCCGACGGCCTTGGTCACCTTCGCGCGCACGTTCGTCTCCGACATTTCGGCGTACGGCGTGGTCAGCATGAGCTTCTTGCGGCCGCGGTCGGCGCCGGCGATCGTGTACGCGGTTGGCCGGTTGTACAGCGAAAATATGTCGTTTTCGTGGATGTCGATGTAGAAGTCCTCGAAGAACTCGACCTCCGGCGATCCCTGCTGCACGTTCACGAGCAGCTCGAAGCTGTTCGTCTCCTGCTCCGGGCTCTGGAAGTAGAGCGTGCCGGGCACGCTCTGGAAGCGGGTCATCGACACGTCCATGTCCGGGTCGCGGGCCTTGCCCACGTTGAAGTCGGCGAGCTTCACGCGCAGGCGCGAGCCGCGCAATGTCGGGTCGGGCAGCTTGAGCAGCACGTTGGCCGGTTTGATGTCCCGATGGCACGTATCGCGCACGAGGTGCGCGTACTCGATCGCGGTCGCGATCGGCATCATGTACTCGAGCACGCGAAACAGCCGCTCGTGCGCGCTGACCGACAGCAGGTCGTCGCGGCGCCGCCGCGCACGGGACCCCTTGAGCCGCTCCTCGAGCGACATGTCGAGGAGTTCGAGGATCATGAAGTCGTTTTCGACGATGCCGCGCAGCTGGGGCGGGATGAAGTGTTCGTTGTCCGACTCGCCCGAGGCGAGCAGTTCGACGATGTTGTCGTGCCCCTGGACGCGCTCGAGGATCTCCTTCTCCATCTGAAAGCGCATGGCGTCCTCCGCCGATACGCCCGACTGGAGGATCTTGATCGCGACGTTGCGCCGGAACGTGGTCTTCGATTCGACCCAGCGCTCCTCGCCGAGATACGCCTTGGCGAACCGGCCCGAACCGAGTTCGATCGGCTGTTGGTTCTCGTCGACGACGAACGCGTAGGTGCGCGTGCGCGTGATGTACGGCGACACCTGAAACAGGTCCATCGCCGGAATCGTCTTCTCCCCGTCGTCGTAGTCGAGGCGTTGCGCGGGGGGCGCGGTCTTCGGCGGCGGCTTCGGCGGGTGGGAAGGCATGTCACGAACTCCTTCGGCGGCGGCCGGTCGCGCGGGCACTCCCCATCGCGCGCGCGGGCGGCGCGTAGACGAACACGCACTCCGCGTCGGGGCCGAAGTCGAGGACCACGGCCTGCGGGCACTGGTCGACGCTGAGCGCGACCGGGACGCCGCCGACGTCGAACACCCGGTGGCCGGCAGCTGGCCGCCCGAGGTCGATGTCGGCGCGCGCTACGACCTCACCGTTCGGTTGAACGAATTCCACCGGAGCCGATTCGAACAGCTGCACGGCGACGGACGGCCGCGCGCCGCCGCGCGCCACGAAACACGAAAGCCCCTTGACGCCCGCGCAGTAGCCGTCGGCGCCGGGGACGATCGAGACGCGCGCGCGGACCGCGCCGCCGGCGGCGGCCACGTCGGCCGCACCGCCGTCTGTCGGGACGAACACACAGCGCCGGCCCGCCACGACGGCGCCGGCGTCCTCAACGCGCAGCGGGCGCGGCGGCGCGGCCGGGCGGGCCGCCCCGTCGGCCGGCGGCGGCACCGGGGTGAGGTGCGACGGCGCGCGCGTCCGGCGCGCGGCGCGGGCGAGGGCGTCGGCGAATGCGAGCGCGTCGCGAGGGCGGTCGGCCGGATCGTAGCGGCACGCGTCCACCAGCGCGTCGACGACCGCCGGCGGCGCCGCCACGCCGTCGAACAGCGCCCGGATCACGTCCGCTGCGCGTTCGCGCCGGCGCTGCGCCTCGACCGCGCCCTCGGCCGCGAACGGGACGATCCCCGTGAGCATGAACACGGTGACCGCGCCGAGCGCGTAGATGTCGGTGGCGGGGCCGACCGGGTCGCCGGCGAGCTGTTCCGGCGCCGCCCACCGCGGCGACAACATCGTGACGTGCTCGCCGGCGATGACGCGCGTGTCCGACGCGCGATAGCGGCGGACGTCGATATCTTCGGTCGAGGTCGCCTTGGCGATGCCGAAGTCGGCGAGCTTGACGGCGCGCCCGCCCGCCGTACCGGCAAACAGGATGTTCTTGGGCTTGATGTCGCGATGGATGATGCCGCGGTCGTGCGCCTCGGCGAGCGCGCCGCACAGCGCCACCGTGATGGCCGTCGCGTCGTCCACCGACAGTGGCCCCTCGATCCGCACGCGTCGCGACAGGGTCCCGCCGTCCATGTACTCCGATACCTGAAACGGCAGCCCCCGGTCGGGGGGATCCCCGTCGCGGGGCGGCAAGTGGCCGAAGTCGTAGATGCGCAACGTGTTGGGATGGGTGAGCTGCGACAGCGCGAACGCTTCCTGGACGAAGTGCTCGTAGCTGGTGCGCCACAGGCCGTCTGACGCCCCGATCTTGTGGAAGACCTTGATACAGACCGGCCGGGCGAGCCGCTCGTCGTCGCCGCGGTAGACCACGCTGTGCCCCCCGAGCGCGATGCGCTCCACCGCGCGATAGCGGTCGAGCACGATCTGCCCCGGTGAGAGCGGCTCAGCGGCCGCGGCCTGGCGTGCATCCGGCATGAAACGGCCGCCCCCGCGGCCATTTGGATCGTCCCGCGCGGAACGCCCGCCTGTCAATTGGAGGCCACCGGACCGGCGCGCCGGCTTGACGCACCGCGGCGTCGCGGGGCGGGGGCCGCGCTCGCCTACCGCTTCGCGCCG is drawn from Deltaproteobacteria bacterium and contains these coding sequences:
- a CDS encoding serine/threonine protein kinase; this encodes MPDARQAAAAEPLSPGQIVLDRYRAVERIALGGHSVVYRGDDERLARPVCIKVFHKIGASDGLWRTSYEHFVQEAFALSQLTHPNTLRIYDFGHLPPRDGDPPDRGLPFQVSEYMDGGTLSRRVRIEGPLSVDDATAITVALCGALAEAHDRGIIHRDIKPKNILFAGTAGGRAVKLADFGIAKATSTEDIDVRRYRASDTRVIAGEHVTMLSPRWAAPEQLAGDPVGPATDIYALGAVTVFMLTGIVPFAAEGAVEAQRRRERAADVIRALFDGVAAPPAVVDALVDACRYDPADRPRDALAFADALARAARRTRAPSHLTPVPPPADGAARPAAPPRPLRVEDAGAVVAGRRCVFVPTDGGAADVAAAGGAVRARVSIVPGADGYCAGVKGLSCFVARGGARPSVAVQLFESAPVEFVQPNGEVVARADIDLGRPAAGHRVFDVGGVPVALSVDQCPQAVVLDFGPDAECVFVYAPPARAMGSARATGRRRRSS